In the genome of Candidatus Saccharimonadales bacterium, one region contains:
- a CDS encoding MBL fold metallo-hydrolase, producing the protein MKITKYTQSCAVIEDSGARVLIDIYAADKDRLGEIDRVDAVLYTHEHGDHFDADMAKNFAEQGVPVYANASTAKQVDGKVNVVEDGQEFSVGDMKVKALELPHCLMVDGSTSVQNTGFLLNDRAFHPGDGINLEGLKAEILLTPIAGPDISPKDACDFARQVGAKESIPIHYDMMSAKPDFYANMAIRYNMPFRGHALAHGETIEL; encoded by the coding sequence ATGAAAATTACCAAATATACCCAGAGCTGCGCGGTAATCGAGGATTCTGGTGCCCGCGTGCTTATAGATATTTATGCCGCAGACAAAGACAGACTCGGCGAAATCGATCGGGTTGACGCTGTACTTTATACCCACGAACACGGTGATCATTTTGATGCCGACATGGCCAAAAATTTTGCCGAACAGGGAGTTCCTGTTTATGCCAATGCCTCAACCGCCAAGCAAGTCGACGGCAAGGTTAATGTTGTCGAAGACGGCCAGGAATTCAGTGTTGGTGATATGAAAGTTAAGGCATTAGAGTTGCCGCACTGCTTAATGGTAGACGGCAGTACCAGTGTGCAAAACACCGGTTTTTTGCTTAATGACCGCGCTTTCCATCCTGGCGACGGGATTAACTTAGAAGGCCTGAAGGCCGAGATTTTATTAACGCCAATTGCCGGGCCGGATATCTCGCCAAAAGATGCCTGCGACTTTGCTCGCCAGGTCGGCGCCAAAGAGTCTATTCCAATTCATTACGATATGATGAGCGCCAAGCCGGACTTTTACGCCAACATGGCAATTAGGTACAATATGCCATTCCGTGGCCACGCATTAGCCCACGGCGAGACTATTGAGCTATAA
- a CDS encoding penicillin-binding protein 2, whose product MDDRPPKTLAQRNPSANRRLLVWYGFLILIIVVIVGRLFYLQVIKHDHYQAAALNDQLKQYSIAPERGIIEAHEQGNIVPLVLNQKLYTLYADPTFIKNPAQDAVKVAAVTHGDVSSYEKLMKTKNTRYVILAKKISEDESKQIAALKLSGVGTQGQDYRTYPQGSLASQLLGFVNDSGQGSYGVEQALNKELAGTPGELKAITDASGVPLAASKDNIQVDPKNGDNVVLTIDVGMQAQMEKILANDYKKTKSKGLSAVIIDPNSGEIKAMANYPTYDPSKYQDVSDSSLFLNAAVDNAIEPGSTMKNLTTAAALDQGVIKPTTTFYDPAHWMVDGFNITDIEEDGGAGTKSIGDILNLSLNTGATWELMQMGGGQLDSQGRNRWYDYMVNHFQLGKQTNVEQGYESAGYVPGPNAGYAPDLKYANTAFGQGVTITAIQMAAALSSTLNGGTYYKPHLVDETVSANGKVTTQKPTVVKRNVVKPEVSQEMQSLMEYVVDQHYNPGGFTYLNFPAQYSVGGKTGTAQIANPNGGYYANRYNGTYAGFVGGDKPQYVIVVYNIEPNVPGYAGSYGGQPVFADLAHMLINDFNVTPKS is encoded by the coding sequence ATGGACGATCGCCCGCCAAAAACTCTCGCCCAGCGCAACCCAAGCGCCAACCGCCGCCTGTTAGTATGGTACGGCTTTTTGATTCTTATAATCGTAGTTATCGTTGGCAGGCTATTTTACCTTCAAGTTATTAAGCATGATCATTACCAAGCGGCGGCGCTAAACGATCAACTCAAACAATATTCAATTGCGCCAGAGCGGGGGATCATAGAGGCCCACGAGCAGGGCAATATCGTCCCATTGGTACTTAACCAAAAGCTCTACACGCTCTACGCAGACCCAACATTCATAAAAAACCCTGCCCAGGATGCTGTTAAGGTGGCGGCTGTTACTCATGGTGACGTCAGTAGCTACGAGAAACTTATGAAAACCAAAAATACCAGATACGTGATCTTGGCTAAAAAGATCAGCGAAGACGAGAGCAAACAAATAGCGGCCTTGAAGTTGTCGGGCGTAGGTACGCAGGGGCAAGACTATCGAACATATCCTCAGGGCAGTCTGGCCTCGCAACTACTAGGCTTCGTCAATGATAGCGGGCAGGGAAGTTACGGCGTAGAACAGGCTCTAAATAAAGAACTGGCCGGCACGCCCGGAGAGCTCAAGGCCATAACAGACGCCAGCGGTGTGCCATTGGCAGCCAGCAAAGACAACATTCAGGTTGATCCAAAAAATGGCGACAACGTAGTACTGACGATTGACGTCGGTATGCAGGCCCAAATGGAAAAAATATTGGCTAACGACTATAAAAAGACCAAGTCCAAGGGCTTGAGTGCCGTGATTATCGATCCTAACAGCGGCGAGATTAAAGCCATGGCTAACTATCCAACGTATGATCCGTCAAAATACCAAGACGTGAGCGATTCATCACTGTTTTTAAATGCGGCTGTTGATAATGCTATCGAGCCGGGCTCAACTATGAAGAACCTGACTACGGCGGCGGCGCTTGACCAGGGTGTAATTAAGCCCACCACGACTTTTTACGATCCGGCACATTGGATGGTTGATGGTTTCAATATCACCGACATTGAAGAAGACGGCGGTGCCGGCACTAAAAGCATTGGTGACATTTTGAATCTTTCGCTAAACACCGGCGCTACTTGGGAGCTAATGCAAATGGGCGGTGGCCAGCTTGATAGTCAGGGCCGTAATCGTTGGTATGACTACATGGTAAATCATTTCCAGTTAGGCAAGCAGACTAATGTTGAACAAGGTTACGAATCAGCCGGCTATGTTCCGGGGCCAAACGCCGGTTACGCGCCTGATCTTAAATATGCTAACACCGCCTTCGGGCAGGGCGTAACCATTACAGCTATACAAATGGCAGCGGCTCTATCTAGCACGTTAAACGGCGGCACTTATTATAAACCGCATCTGGTCGATGAGACGGTGTCTGCTAACGGTAAAGTCACGACCCAAAAACCCACGGTCGTTAAACGAAACGTGGTAAAGCCTGAAGTTAGTCAAGAGATGCAGAGTTTGATGGAGTATGTGGTTGATCAGCACTACAACCCGGGCGGATTTACTTATCTTAACTTCCCGGCGCAGTATAGCGTAGGCGGCAAAACCGGCACTGCTCAAATCGCCAACCCGAACGGCGGCTACTATGCCAATAGGTATAATGGCACCTACGCCGGCTTTGTTGGCGGCGATAAGCCGCAGTACGTCATAGTGGTTTACAACATTGAACCTAATGTCCCTGGCTATGCTGGTTCGTATGGCGGCCAGCCAGTATTTGCGGATCTGGCGCACATGTTGATAAACGACTTTAATGTTACGCCAAAAAGTTAG
- a CDS encoding alpha/beta fold hydrolase, which translates to MFQPYAPTYQKWATEIERFHPDEETVLVGHSCGGGMIVQWLSKNPQAKVGKVVLVAPWIDLEKDDWPAFDFTLDPDIAKRTHGLTIFHSTDDVEEIQTSVKYLTDNLNDFKYVEFEGRGHFTHKYMPDDTFPELLKECLAE; encoded by the coding sequence ATATTCCAACCCTACGCGCCAACCTACCAAAAGTGGGCAACAGAAATCGAAAGATTCCATCCCGATGAAGAAACAGTCCTTGTCGGCCACAGCTGCGGCGGCGGAATGATTGTGCAGTGGCTCAGCAAAAATCCGCAGGCCAAAGTCGGCAAAGTTGTGCTGGTTGCGCCGTGGATAGATCTAGAAAAAGACGACTGGCCGGCCTTTGACTTTACTCTTGACCCAGATATTGCCAAGCGCACCCACGGTCTAACAATCTTTCATTCAACAGATGATGTAGAAGAAATCCAAACGTCGGTCAAATATCTAACCGATAACCTCAATGACTTTAAATACGTAGAATTCGAAGGTCGCGGGCATTTCACGCACAAATACATGCCGGACGACACGTTCCCAGAACTGCTCAAAGAATGCCTGGCGGAGTAG
- a CDS encoding VOC family protein, whose translation MLDNAEVMAMVPVKDIKEAEKFYSETLSLKKVDENPGGISYQCGATKLFVYPTPTAGTAKSTVATWEVSDIKSVCDELQAKGLEFERYDYPGATHEGVVHIWEGAKAAWFRDPSGNILGLSQM comes from the coding sequence ATGTTAGACAATGCAGAAGTTATGGCTATGGTACCGGTCAAAGATATAAAAGAAGCCGAAAAATTTTATAGTGAAACCTTGAGCTTAAAAAAGGTTGATGAGAATCCTGGCGGCATTAGTTACCAATGCGGAGCTACAAAGTTATTTGTTTATCCAACGCCAACGGCCGGAACGGCCAAGTCAACTGTAGCAACTTGGGAAGTTAGCGACATTAAATCCGTGTGCGACGAGTTGCAAGCAAAAGGTCTAGAATTTGAGCGCTACGATTATCCAGGCGCCACCCACGAAGGAGTAGTGCACATTTGGGAAGGCGCCAAAGCCGCCTGGTTCCGTGACCCGTCAGGCAACATCCTCGGCCTCAGCCAGATGTAG
- a CDS encoding sugar transferase, whose translation MKNVFRLQGEDWVTSPYKRNFDIALTLGVSPVAIPVGLTALALTRILDGDDTIFRQTRYGDGRTEGFMVRKITSMRETSESNGIRVPTPFGAIMRPVAVDEIPQLINVLEGTMSLVGPRAQTAHVRANMQAALDRNTYDEWLNAVELSRPGGFSSFGINIRQPETERGFITKARMDIVDFNNASLKHDVAIIRRAARTAIGVLTPDLRRPAEASTALSEIALQPGVE comes from the coding sequence ATGAAAAATGTGTTCCGCCTGCAGGGCGAAGATTGGGTTACGAGCCCATATAAGAGGAATTTTGATATAGCGCTAACGTTGGGTGTTTCTCCCGTGGCCATTCCCGTGGGCTTAACGGCGCTGGCTCTTACCAGAATACTGGATGGAGATGACACGATCTTCAGGCAAACTCGCTACGGAGACGGCAGGACCGAAGGTTTTATGGTCAGAAAAATCACCAGTATGCGCGAAACCTCAGAAAGTAACGGTATTCGCGTTCCCACGCCTTTTGGCGCAATAATGCGGCCTGTGGCAGTTGACGAAATACCGCAACTAATAAATGTTTTAGAGGGCACAATGTCGCTAGTTGGGCCGCGGGCGCAAACAGCGCATGTTCGGGCCAACATGCAAGCGGCCCTAGACCGCAATACCTATGATGAGTGGCTTAACGCCGTTGAACTTTCTCGTCCCGGCGGGTTTTCTTCGTTTGGCATAAATATTCGCCAACCCGAAACCGAAAGAGGATTTATAACTAAAGCCAGAATGGATATAGTCGACTTCAATAACGCCAGCCTTAAGCACGACGTAGCCATAATTAGGCGGGCAGCTAGAACGGCTATTGGTGTATTAACTCCTGATTTAAGGCGCCCAGCCGAGGCGTCAACCGCCCTATCAGAAATTGCCCTTCAACCCGGAGTAGAATAA
- the rsmH gene encoding 16S rRNA (cytosine(1402)-N(4))-methyltransferase RsmH, with protein MPKNQQQNGELIHRPVLVQEVLECLRPRAGESYLDLTAGYGGHAELIIDKTKSPEKAYLVDRDELAISTLKTKFEKAQIIHSDFKRACEDLVEQGKHFSMVLADLGISSPHLDIASRGFSFGNSGPLDMRMDQSQDLTAAELVNTASEQELIRILEEYGEEPKARVIARRITENRPIEDTTALSNVVAKAYGPWAARSRVNPATRTFQALRIAVNDELNQLSDSLSLMARLLAPGGRLAIISFHSLEDRIVKQYFAEHAGDRFDAELKLLTKKPITAADPEIRLNPRARSAKLRAVAK; from the coding sequence ATGCCAAAAAATCAACAACAAAATGGGGAGTTGATTCATCGGCCGGTTCTAGTTCAAGAAGTTTTAGAATGCCTGCGACCGCGGGCTGGGGAAAGCTACTTGGATTTAACAGCCGGCTACGGTGGACATGCCGAACTCATCATAGATAAAACCAAATCACCCGAGAAAGCCTATCTAGTCGACCGGGACGAACTGGCCATATCTACGCTTAAAACTAAATTCGAGAAAGCCCAGATAATCCACAGTGATTTTAAGCGGGCTTGCGAAGATTTGGTCGAGCAGGGGAAGCACTTTTCCATGGTGTTGGCTGATTTGGGCATTAGCTCACCGCACCTTGATATAGCCTCACGAGGGTTTTCGTTCGGAAATTCCGGGCCTTTGGACATGCGAATGGACCAAAGCCAGGACTTAACCGCCGCCGAGCTAGTCAATACAGCTAGCGAGCAAGAACTCATCCGCATCTTAGAAGAATACGGAGAAGAGCCAAAAGCAAGAGTGATTGCCAGGCGCATAACCGAAAACCGGCCAATAGAGGACACGACTGCGTTATCAAACGTAGTGGCAAAAGCTTACGGCCCTTGGGCGGCAAGATCCAGAGTCAATCCGGCTACCAGGACCTTCCAGGCACTAAGGATTGCCGTGAACGATGAGCTTAACCAATTATCTGACAGTCTGTCGCTGATGGCACGTCTGCTGGCCCCGGGTGGGCGGCTAGCAATCATCAGCTTTCACAGCCTGGAGGATCGAATAGTTAAGCAGTATTTTGCCGAGCATGCCGGCGACCGATTTGACGCTGAACTAAAGTTGCTTACCAAAAAACCTATTACCGCCGCCGACCCTGAAATTCGTTTAAATCCGCGAGCCCGCAGTGCTAAACTGCGAGCCGTAGCAAAATAA
- a CDS encoding glycoside hydrolase family 1 protein yields MPEDTKAEFPKTFMWGASTASHQVEGGTQNQWTIWEKTHAERLAKNAHKTLGWLPNWEKIKKQAESPGNYISGKGVDHFNRYKEDFDLAKKLNLNALRFGIEWSRLEPEEGVWDEQAIEHYRNYIEEMRKRKIEPIMNIWHWTMPVWFADKGGFAKRENIKYFERFVQRVGSEYAHHLKYVITINEPNVYASFSYQLGLWPPQQKSPVAMFRVFYNLAWAHRKAYRILKNIKPELQVGVAAQLGNIQARDPHDFSDELSTKVMRYFWNWWFLNRIRRCQDFVGINYYFTDYYDGLFRKNNPKAPLNDLGWYMEPEGLYPLMLRAWSHYNKPILISENGVADAADEYRRWWIEETIVAMERAHSEGVKIAGYLHWSLLDNFEWATGWWPKFGLIEVDREHDMKRTIRPSAKWFAERIVKLTSPQ; encoded by the coding sequence ATGCCCGAAGATACTAAGGCAGAATTCCCAAAAACATTTATGTGGGGCGCCAGTACGGCCAGCCACCAAGTAGAGGGTGGCACGCAGAATCAATGGACTATCTGGGAAAAAACTCATGCCGAGCGGTTAGCTAAAAACGCCCATAAAACCTTAGGCTGGTTGCCCAACTGGGAAAAGATCAAAAAACAAGCAGAGAGTCCTGGCAACTACATTAGCGGCAAGGGCGTCGATCACTTCAACCGGTATAAAGAAGATTTCGATTTGGCCAAAAAACTTAACCTTAACGCCTTGCGTTTTGGTATTGAGTGGTCCAGGCTGGAACCCGAAGAAGGCGTTTGGGACGAGCAGGCCATAGAGCACTACCGTAATTACATAGAAGAGATGCGCAAACGCAAGATCGAGCCCATTATGAATATTTGGCACTGGACCATGCCGGTTTGGTTTGCCGATAAGGGCGGTTTTGCCAAGAGAGAAAATATTAAATACTTTGAGCGCTTTGTCCAGAGGGTTGGCAGCGAGTATGCTCACCACTTAAAGTATGTGATCACCATCAACGAACCCAACGTCTATGCCAGTTTTAGCTATCAACTGGGCTTATGGCCGCCGCAGCAAAAAAGCCCGGTAGCTATGTTCAGAGTCTTTTATAATCTTGCCTGGGCACATCGCAAGGCATACAGAATTCTTAAAAACATAAAACCAGAATTACAGGTTGGCGTGGCCGCCCAGCTGGGTAATATTCAAGCTAGGGATCCTCATGATTTTAGTGACGAGCTGTCTACTAAGGTGATGCGCTATTTCTGGAACTGGTGGTTCCTGAATCGCATCAGACGCTGCCAGGACTTTGTCGGCATAAACTACTACTTTACCGATTATTACGACGGTTTATTTAGAAAGAATAACCCTAAGGCACCGCTTAATGATCTTGGCTGGTACATGGAGCCAGAAGGCTTGTACCCGTTAATGCTGCGAGCTTGGAGTCATTACAACAAACCAATATTAATATCCGAAAACGGTGTGGCCGACGCCGCCGACGAATATCGTCGCTGGTGGATAGAAGAGACAATCGTAGCTATGGAGAGGGCGCACAGCGAGGGTGTTAAGATAGCCGGCTATTTACACTGGAGCTTATTGGATAATTTTGAATGGGCCACTGGCTGGTGGCCAAAGTTTGGTTTGATCGAGGTCGACAGAGAGCACGACATGAAGCGCACAATTCGACCCAGCGCCAAGTGGTTCGCCGAGCGTATTGTTAAGCTCACATCTCCTCAGTAA
- a CDS encoding GNAT family N-acetyltransferase produces the protein MSADIKIRLAKTEDLKVIQDLNHELFLSDSQYQDGYNLNWPYEQAGEDYFKGVIAGELGVCFVAEADQEVVGYLAGCLRKPHAAFKTKRAELENMYVKETMRSQGIGGRLAQTFLDWCKSKGAEHVIVGTLAGNDRAVKFYKAHGFDEFEIILRAKI, from the coding sequence ATGTCTGCAGACATAAAAATTAGACTTGCCAAGACCGAAGATTTGAAAGTTATCCAAGACTTGAATCACGAGCTATTTTTATCTGACTCTCAATATCAAGATGGCTATAATCTCAACTGGCCGTACGAACAGGCCGGTGAGGATTATTTTAAGGGCGTGATAGCCGGAGAATTAGGTGTTTGTTTCGTGGCCGAGGCGGATCAAGAAGTCGTAGGCTATCTAGCTGGCTGCTTGCGTAAGCCCCACGCAGCGTTCAAAACCAAGCGTGCCGAGCTCGAAAACATGTATGTTAAAGAGACTATGCGCAGTCAGGGAATAGGCGGCAGGCTGGCACAAACATTCTTGGATTGGTGCAAAAGTAAAGGCGCCGAGCATGTTATTGTTGGCACTTTGGCCGGCAACGATCGGGCTGTTAAATTTTATAAAGCCCATGGCTTTGATGAGTTCGAGATAATTTTGAGAGCAAAAATCTAA
- a CDS encoding NYN domain-containing protein, whose protein sequence is MRRKRKGNYAFIDSQNLNVSVQNYGWKMNWRKFREFLSERYGVTNAYMFIGYVPENEDLYEKMHDAGYAVVLKPTFDMTKPREENNEPKNEPDKKVKGNVDADLVLWAMKEMNNYDKAVIVSGDGDFFSLVEFLVGRNKLLKILTPTGQYSSLYHQFQDYVERVDEHRRELAYYDKKRVPARK, encoded by the coding sequence ATGAGAAGAAAAAGAAAAGGCAACTACGCCTTTATCGATAGCCAGAACCTGAATGTCAGTGTCCAGAACTACGGCTGGAAGATGAACTGGCGCAAGTTCCGCGAATTTTTGAGCGAGCGTTACGGCGTAACTAATGCTTATATGTTTATTGGCTACGTACCAGAGAACGAAGACCTTTACGAAAAAATGCACGACGCCGGTTACGCCGTCGTGCTCAAGCCGACCTTCGACATGACCAAACCGCGCGAAGAAAATAATGAGCCTAAAAACGAACCGGACAAAAAGGTCAAAGGCAATGTAGATGCCGATCTTGTGCTTTGGGCCATGAAAGAAATGAACAACTACGACAAGGCTGTGATTGTCAGTGGCGACGGCGACTTCTTCAGTTTGGTGGAGTTCTTAGTTGGCCGCAACAAACTCCTTAAGATTCTGACCCCCACAGGGCAATATTCCAGTCTTTACCATCAGTTCCAAGATTATGTTGAGCGAGTAGACGAGCACCGCCGCGAACTCGCGTATTACGACAAAAAAAGAGTTCCTGCCAGAAAATAA
- a CDS encoding aldo/keto reductase, whose protein sequence is MKLNTGTQIPDIGFGTWQIEDGEAVIDAVSRAIDLGYRLIDTAKIYDNEKGVGRAIDGSDIPRDELFVTTKLWNGDQGYGTALDAFDQSLDRLALDFIDLYLIHWPGRDSKKRLDSWRALSEIYGSGRARAVGVSNFGVKHLEEILKNSKLTPAVNQIELHPFIYEQQRPVLDFCKQQGIVVEAYSPLARGGVNHPTLSKIADIYHKSPAQIMLRWATQQGTVPLPKSETPRRIKENIQIFDFELSDKDMQQINNLSN, encoded by the coding sequence ATGAAATTAAACACAGGCACACAAATACCGGACATTGGGTTTGGCACGTGGCAAATAGAAGACGGCGAGGCGGTGATTGATGCCGTCAGCCGGGCCATCGATCTGGGCTATCGGCTAATTGATACCGCTAAGATTTACGATAATGAGAAGGGTGTTGGCAGGGCGATTGATGGCAGCGACATACCGCGCGATGAACTATTCGTAACTACCAAGCTTTGGAACGGCGATCAGGGCTACGGGACTGCGCTTGATGCTTTCGACCAAAGCCTTGACCGGCTGGCGCTGGACTTCATTGATTTATACCTTATCCATTGGCCGGGCCGAGACTCCAAAAAACGCCTGGATTCCTGGCGGGCTTTGAGCGAAATCTATGGATCGGGTAGGGCAAGGGCGGTTGGCGTATCTAATTTCGGAGTGAAGCATCTGGAAGAAATTCTAAAAAATTCCAAGCTGACGCCCGCGGTTAATCAAATAGAACTTCACCCTTTTATATATGAACAGCAAAGGCCAGTTTTGGACTTTTGCAAACAGCAGGGAATTGTGGTTGAAGCCTATAGCCCGCTAGCCAGGGGCGGAGTCAATCACCCAACGCTAAGTAAAATCGCCGATATATACCATAAGTCTCCGGCTCAAATTATGCTTCGCTGGGCAACTCAACAAGGCACGGTGCCGCTGCCCAAGTCAGAAACACCCAGACGCATCAAAGAAAATATCCAGATTTTTGACTTTGAACTATCCGATAAAGATATGCAGCAAATCAACAATCTAAGTAACTAA
- a CDS encoding HAD hydrolase-like protein yields MSSTPDSPKSIVYRLDEALISDGNIPYPGIDIFVPLVSTYTPNLGVVSMQPPEQTAQLLIRAGLGQWFKKVRSRQSAETEIDLYAAIATDLGVSPNNSIVVDTSPIGIFAARRLGYYSIGLVVDKFKIRPGELIEAGAHCVAADHLAVSGYIDDVMGIKPITKESKIEAIEEGGALC; encoded by the coding sequence GTGTCTAGCACGCCAGACAGTCCAAAGAGCATAGTTTACCGGCTTGACGAAGCTCTAATTAGTGATGGCAACATTCCGTACCCTGGCATAGATATTTTTGTTCCGTTGGTCTCAACCTATACGCCAAACCTCGGAGTGGTATCAATGCAGCCGCCGGAACAAACAGCCCAGCTTTTGATCCGGGCTGGCCTAGGCCAATGGTTTAAAAAAGTAAGGTCGCGCCAGTCCGCCGAAACAGAAATCGACCTATACGCCGCAATAGCCACAGACCTGGGCGTGAGCCCAAATAACTCTATCGTCGTTGATACATCTCCTATTGGCATCTTTGCCGCCAGGCGGCTTGGTTATTATTCAATTGGCTTAGTGGTTGATAAGTTCAAAATCCGGCCAGGCGAACTCATAGAAGCAGGGGCTCACTGTGTAGCCGCTGATCATTTAGCAGTAAGCGGATATATAGACGACGTAATGGGCATTAAACCGATAACCAAAGAGAGTAAAATAGAAGCTATAGAAGAGGGAGGCGCACTATGTTAG
- a CDS encoding GNAT family N-acetyltransferase has translation MKKKVRDLKGKELDAWQRDYPRREALREVIEQRLKEASNLNALDAIISSALADEAEPVFGSEILSEEYERAHIAERDNDGANLGANVHVVNLDEIATPEQIEDWGNAFRIHPMIRESYLEQIREGQRRMMLATDEDGEPAGRISLIVNGPRVTKIDANEESPEFEGKPSEVDVVETLGGSLPWIEDLAVMEGYRRSGIGQRLMKEVEQEILRDKKLPDIVALAVRPDNAKAISMYEKLGYNRRLINGHETFVAHIQAMPSHEVLLMVKGLKKKEK, from the coding sequence ATGAAAAAGAAAGTCAGAGACCTCAAGGGCAAAGAACTAGATGCCTGGCAAAGAGATTATCCGCGGCGCGAGGCTCTGCGCGAAGTAATTGAGCAGCGGTTAAAAGAGGCCAGCAATTTAAACGCGTTAGATGCCATTATTAGCTCGGCGCTTGCAGATGAGGCAGAGCCGGTTTTTGGCAGCGAGATTTTAAGTGAAGAGTACGAACGGGCCCATATAGCCGAAAGAGATAATGACGGAGCCAATCTTGGCGCAAATGTCCATGTCGTGAATCTGGATGAGATCGCTACGCCAGAGCAAATCGAAGACTGGGGAAACGCTTTTAGGATTCACCCGATGATTCGCGAAAGCTATCTAGAGCAGATACGCGAGGGCCAGCGACGAATGATGCTAGCCACAGACGAAGATGGCGAACCAGCAGGCAGGATTAGCTTAATTGTTAACGGCCCAAGGGTAACGAAAATCGACGCCAACGAGGAATCACCAGAATTTGAGGGCAAGCCGAGTGAAGTGGACGTAGTAGAAACTCTCGGCGGCTCATTACCGTGGATTGAAGATCTAGCCGTCATGGAAGGTTATAGGCGTAGCGGCATCGGTCAAAGGTTAATGAAAGAAGTCGAGCAAGAGATTCTCCGCGACAAGAAATTGCCGGACATAGTGGCGCTGGCTGTTAGGCCAGACAACGCCAAGGCTATTTCTATGTACGAAAAGCTGGGTTACAATCGCCGGCTTATCAACGGTCACGAAACTTTTGTTGCACACATCCAGGCCATGCCATCACACGAAGTTCTTCTAATGGTCAAAGGTTTAAAAAAGAAAGAAAAGTAG